A window of Pseudomonas monteilii contains these coding sequences:
- a CDS encoding mechanosensitive ion channel protein MscS → MQWQTWLDTTVWLNIGIVATATVIIHLVLRSLVSLLRRRLTRDEDTAAGHKGRIWAKAIVTRTSGVLLFAFSLLLALKLIDLPSNWQAGLSHGWFVVLALQVALWLDACVRLWGRGLLFHKEKGHFNPVMTTIVSVLGLIVVWAIMLLSILANLGVDITALVASLGVGGIAVALAVQTVLSDIFASLSIGFDKPFEIGDFVVFGDVAGTIEHIGLKTTRIRSLSGEQVVCSNADLLKQTLHNYKRMDTRRIVFTFGISYDTPSDKVRAVSPMLRGIIERQPDTRFDRAHFLSFDESRLLFEVVYIVQSPDYNRYMDLQQEINLQLLEGLRDLEVRFAHPVRNVRVMNNRLPEMPVTVEAQGVPRQSAGVAH, encoded by the coding sequence ATGCAGTGGCAGACATGGCTGGACACGACGGTCTGGCTGAACATCGGAATCGTCGCCACGGCGACCGTGATCATCCACTTGGTGCTGCGCAGCCTGGTGTCGTTGCTGCGCAGACGCCTGACCCGTGACGAAGACACGGCCGCAGGTCACAAGGGCCGTATCTGGGCGAAGGCCATCGTTACCCGGACCAGTGGCGTTCTGCTGTTCGCCTTTTCCCTGTTGTTGGCCCTGAAACTGATCGACCTGCCCAGCAATTGGCAGGCCGGGCTGTCCCATGGTTGGTTCGTGGTGCTCGCGCTGCAGGTGGCCCTGTGGCTTGACGCCTGCGTGCGGCTGTGGGGCCGTGGGCTGCTCTTCCACAAGGAGAAAGGCCATTTCAACCCGGTCATGACCACCATCGTCTCGGTCCTGGGGCTGATCGTGGTCTGGGCGATCATGCTGCTGTCGATCCTGGCCAACCTGGGGGTGGACATCACCGCGCTGGTGGCCAGCCTTGGCGTCGGCGGTATCGCCGTGGCCCTGGCGGTGCAGACCGTGCTCAGCGACATTTTCGCGTCCCTGTCGATCGGCTTCGACAAGCCGTTCGAGATCGGCGACTTCGTGGTCTTCGGCGATGTGGCCGGGACCATCGAGCACATCGGCCTGAAGACCACCCGCATCCGCAGCCTCAGTGGCGAGCAGGTGGTGTGCTCCAACGCCGACCTGCTCAAGCAGACCCTGCACAACTACAAGCGCATGGACACCCGCCGTATCGTCTTCACCTTCGGCATCAGCTACGACACGCCGTCCGACAAGGTACGCGCGGTCTCACCCATGCTGCGCGGGATCATCGAACGTCAGCCGGACACGCGTTTCGATCGGGCGCACTTCCTGTCGTTCGACGAGAGCCGTCTGCTGTTCGAGGTCGTGTACATCGTCCAGAGCCCGGACTACAACCGCTACATGGACCTGCAGCAGGAGATCAACCTGCAACTGCTCGAAGGGCTGCGCGACCTGGAGGTCCGCTTCGCCCATCCGGTGCGCAACGTGCGCGTGATGAACAACCGGTTGCCGGAGATGCCGGTGACAGTGGAGGCGCAGGGCGTGCCTCGGCAGAGTGCTGGGGTGGCGCATTAA
- a CDS encoding LysR family transcriptional regulator: MQGSERLKGLDVFVAVADLGGFTAASERLNLTSSAVGKSIARLEERLGARLFQRTTRRLTLTEAGTAFYRTCVSVLAELEEAEMALVTHDHEPQGRVRIDLPASYGRLHVLPLILDFVRQHPRLQPHVSFSDRFVDPAHEGIDIVVRIGGSDAWPAALGHRYFGAQRLVFCASPAYLAAHGVPQSAADLDHHHCVGYAHGDGQVSPWFFKGRQAGDQERRVVQTRIAVGDGEGEVAAVLAGHGVGQLPTWLVQRHLDTGALVEVLPALATDGLPMNLVWLKSREGLPKVRALLDHLAERLAPFGSLEPDSGPAVQASRLP; encoded by the coding sequence ATGCAGGGTTCCGAACGGCTCAAGGGCCTGGATGTGTTCGTCGCCGTGGCGGACCTGGGTGGCTTCACCGCGGCGTCCGAGCGCCTGAACCTGACCAGCTCGGCCGTGGGCAAGAGCATCGCGCGGCTCGAGGAACGCCTGGGCGCGCGTCTGTTTCAGCGCACCACGCGGCGGCTGACACTGACCGAGGCGGGCACGGCGTTCTACCGGACCTGCGTGTCGGTGCTAGCCGAATTGGAAGAGGCCGAAATGGCCCTGGTTACCCATGACCACGAACCGCAAGGGCGGGTGCGGATCGACTTGCCCGCGTCCTATGGACGCCTGCATGTGTTGCCGCTGATTCTGGACTTCGTGCGTCAGCACCCTCGCCTGCAACCGCACGTGTCGTTTTCCGACCGTTTCGTCGACCCGGCCCACGAAGGCATCGACATCGTCGTACGCATCGGCGGCTCGGATGCCTGGCCTGCCGCGCTGGGGCACCGCTACTTCGGTGCGCAACGCCTGGTGTTCTGCGCCTCGCCTGCCTACCTGGCCGCGCATGGCGTACCGCAGTCGGCCGCCGACCTGGACCATCACCATTGCGTGGGCTACGCCCATGGCGACGGCCAGGTCAGCCCGTGGTTCTTCAAGGGCCGCCAGGCAGGCGATCAGGAACGTCGGGTGGTACAGACACGCATCGCGGTCGGCGATGGCGAGGGCGAAGTCGCCGCCGTGCTCGCCGGCCATGGCGTGGGGCAACTGCCCACCTGGCTGGTGCAGCGGCATCTGGACACCGGGGCGTTGGTCGAAGTCCTGCCGGCCCTGGCCACCGATGGCCTGCCGATGAACCTGGTCTGGCTCAAGAGCCGAGAGGGCCTGCCCAAGGTGCGGGCCCTGCTGGATCACCTGGCCGAGCGGCTGGCCCCGTTCGGCAGCCTCGAGCCGGACAGCGGGCCGGCCGTTCAGGCATCACGTCTGCCGTAA
- a CDS encoding MFS transporter — MSSTSTLEAPSFASASTRSGLPILIMAVAAFIIVTTEFLILGLLPALARDLGISVALAGQTVTLFAFTVMLCGPWLTARLARVERKRLFTCILLVFAAANALAAVAPNLWVLALARFIPALGLPVFWGTASETASQLAGPGNAGKAVSRVYLGISAALVFGVPLGTVAADTLGWRGSFWLLAGVCLAIALLMHRVMPSLPGAPPAAEGERQTAILREPRFLAHVLLSVLTFTAMFTAYTYLADTLEQLAGVPAGQVGWWLMGFGAVGMVGNQLGGHLVDRSPLGAMLLFLVILAIGMLGAVPAARHGLWVVVALIAWGVAYTALFPICQVRVMQAGGKAQALAATLNISAANAGIGLGAILGGAGITAFGLDQLGVIATGIALLAILLTLMMLKRR, encoded by the coding sequence ATGTCGTCCACCTCTACCCTCGAGGCGCCGTCGTTCGCCTCGGCGTCTACCCGTTCGGGCTTGCCGATCCTGATCATGGCCGTCGCTGCCTTCATCATCGTCACCACCGAATTCCTGATCCTTGGCCTGCTGCCGGCCTTGGCCCGTGACCTGGGCATCTCAGTGGCCCTGGCTGGCCAGACCGTCACCTTGTTCGCCTTCACCGTCATGCTGTGCGGGCCCTGGCTGACGGCGCGCCTGGCGCGGGTCGAGCGCAAGCGGCTGTTCACCTGCATCCTGCTGGTGTTCGCCGCTGCCAATGCCCTGGCTGCGGTGGCCCCGAACCTCTGGGTCCTGGCCCTGGCCCGCTTCATCCCGGCGCTCGGCCTGCCGGTGTTCTGGGGTACGGCCAGCGAAACGGCCAGTCAACTGGCCGGCCCCGGCAACGCAGGCAAGGCCGTTTCACGGGTGTACCTGGGCATCTCGGCTGCCTTGGTGTTCGGCGTGCCGCTGGGCACCGTGGCGGCCGACACCCTGGGCTGGCGCGGCAGCTTCTGGCTGCTGGCCGGTGTCTGCCTGGCCATCGCCTTGCTGATGCACCGGGTCATGCCGTCGCTACCCGGTGCCCCGCCCGCTGCCGAAGGTGAACGGCAGACCGCCATCCTGCGCGAGCCGCGTTTCCTCGCCCACGTGCTGCTGTCGGTGCTCACCTTCACCGCCATGTTCACGGCCTACACCTACCTGGCCGACACCCTCGAGCAGCTGGCCGGGGTGCCGGCAGGGCAGGTGGGCTGGTGGCTGATGGGCTTCGGTGCGGTCGGCATGGTCGGCAACCAGCTGGGGGGCCATCTGGTCGATCGCAGCCCTCTGGGGGCGATGCTGCTGTTCCTGGTGATACTGGCCATCGGCATGCTGGGGGCCGTGCCCGCCGCCCGTCATGGGCTGTGGGTGGTCGTCGCGCTGATCGCCTGGGGCGTGGCCTACACGGCGCTGTTCCCGATCTGTCAGGTGCGCGTCATGCAGGCCGGGGGCAAGGCCCAGGCATTGGCCGCGACCTTGAACATCTCGGCAGCCAATGCCGGCATCGGCCTGGGTGCGATTCTGGGAGGCGCGGGCATCACGGCTTTCGGCCTGGACCAGCTGGGGGTGATCGCCACGGGGATCGCGCTGCTGGCCATCCTGCTGACCCTGATGATGCTCAAACGCCGCTGA